One Pseudomonas entomophila genomic window carries:
- a CDS encoding DUF3313 domain-containing protein, whose protein sequence is MSRRHLLAMLLTSTLGLSACSSKPAPSGFLSDYSLLTRQQTPSGESVLSWVDPKWPRGRYIEVYLQPSQYYPAPLPSDRIPQATLSAISHYYDATLRSELGKVMTVVDKPGPNTLVVRPAITHVSAYTQDLRWYEWLPVTLVAAGISSATGIRDRDSDIATELVFEAGTSGRIIAEAMLSGTGTPLENDAQTMTADNVKAVLDGWAVGLRQAYAANYR, encoded by the coding sequence ATGAGCCGCCGCCATCTGCTGGCCATGCTGCTGACCAGTACCCTTGGCCTGTCGGCGTGCAGCAGCAAGCCGGCGCCGTCCGGGTTTCTCAGCGACTACAGCCTGCTCACCCGGCAGCAGACGCCGTCGGGCGAGAGCGTGCTCAGCTGGGTCGACCCCAAATGGCCACGGGGTCGCTATATCGAGGTCTACCTGCAACCGAGCCAGTACTATCCCGCGCCTTTGCCCAGCGACCGTATTCCCCAGGCCACGCTCAGCGCCATCAGCCACTACTACGACGCGACGCTGCGCAGCGAGCTGGGCAAGGTGATGACCGTGGTCGACAAACCCGGCCCCAACACCTTGGTGGTCAGGCCAGCGATCACCCACGTCAGTGCCTACACCCAGGACCTGCGCTGGTACGAATGGTTGCCGGTCACCCTGGTCGCTGCGGGGATAAGCAGTGCCACAGGCATTCGTGACCGGGACAGTGACATCGCCACCGAGCTGGTCTTCGAGGCGGGTACCAGCGGCCGGATCATCGCCGAAGCCATGCTCAGCGGCACCGGCACGCCACTGGAAAACGATGCGCAGACGATGACTGCCGACAACGTCAAGGCCGTGCTCGACGGCTGGGCGGTCGGCTTGCGCCAGGCCTACGCGGCGAACTATCGATAA
- a CDS encoding DUF1330 domain-containing protein → MKAYWIAHVEVTDPEQYQQYTQRAPAAFAAFGGRFLARGGRSEAMEGGATPQRSVVIEFDSYEQAVACYRSELYQAACRYRQGVAQARVIIVEGVAA, encoded by the coding sequence ATGAAGGCCTACTGGATCGCCCACGTGGAGGTCACCGACCCCGAGCAGTACCAGCAGTACACCCAGCGCGCGCCGGCGGCGTTCGCCGCATTTGGCGGGCGGTTCCTGGCCCGGGGTGGGCGCAGCGAGGCGATGGAAGGCGGGGCGACGCCCCAGCGCAGCGTGGTGATCGAGTTCGATTCGTATGAGCAGGCGGTGGCGTGTTATCGCTCGGAGTTGTACCAGGCGGCCTGTCGGTATCGCCAGGGTGTGGCCCAGGCGCGGGTGATCATTGTCGAGGGGGTTGCGGCCTGA
- the ribBA gene encoding bifunctional 3,4-dihydroxy-2-butanone-4-phosphate synthase/GTP cyclohydrolase II gives MAFNSIEELLADYRQGRMVLLVDDEDRENEGDLLIAAERCDAQAINFMAREARGLICLTLTDEHCQRLGLEQMVPSNGSVFSTAFTVSIEAASGVTTGISAADRARTVAAAMAPAARPEDLVQPGHIFPLRAREGGVLSRAGHTEAGCDLARLAGFTPASVIVEVLNDDGSMARRPDLEVFAARHGIKIGTIADLIHHRLSTEQTIKRIGERELPTVHGTFRLVTYEDRIEGGVHMAMVMGDIRREQPTLVRVHVIDPLRDLVGAEYAGPANWTLWAALQKVAEEGAGVVVILANHESSQALLERVPQLTQPVRPYQRGQSKVYSQVGTGAQILQDLGVGKLRHLGPPLKYAGLAGYELEVVQSIPFEGN, from the coding sequence ATGGCCTTCAACAGCATCGAAGAACTCCTCGCAGACTACCGCCAAGGCAGGATGGTCCTGCTGGTGGATGACGAGGACCGGGAAAACGAAGGCGACCTGCTGATCGCCGCCGAGCGCTGCGACGCCCAGGCTATCAACTTCATGGCCCGCGAGGCGCGGGGCCTGATCTGCCTGACCCTGACCGACGAACACTGCCAGCGCCTGGGCCTCGAACAGATGGTGCCCAGCAATGGCAGCGTGTTCAGCACCGCCTTCACGGTGTCGATCGAGGCCGCCAGCGGCGTCACCACCGGCATTTCCGCCGCCGACCGGGCGCGCACCGTGGCTGCGGCCATGGCGCCCGCTGCCCGCCCCGAGGACCTGGTCCAGCCCGGCCACATCTTCCCCCTGCGTGCCCGCGAAGGCGGCGTGCTGAGCCGTGCCGGCCACACCGAGGCCGGCTGCGACCTGGCACGCCTGGCCGGCTTCACACCAGCGTCGGTCATCGTCGAGGTGCTCAACGACGACGGCAGCATGGCCCGGCGCCCGGACCTGGAAGTGTTCGCCGCCCGCCACGGCATCAAGATCGGCACCATCGCCGACCTGATCCACCATCGCCTGAGCACCGAGCAGACCATCAAGCGCATCGGCGAACGCGAACTGCCCACCGTGCACGGCACCTTCCGCCTGGTCACCTACGAGGACCGCATCGAAGGCGGCGTGCACATGGCCATGGTGATGGGCGATATCCGCCGCGAACAGCCGACCCTGGTGCGCGTGCACGTGATCGACCCGCTGCGCGACCTGGTGGGGGCCGAATATGCCGGGCCGGCCAACTGGACGCTGTGGGCGGCGTTGCAGAAGGTGGCCGAGGAAGGCGCCGGGGTGGTGGTGATCCTGGCCAACCATGAGTCTTCGCAAGCCCTGCTGGAACGGGTGCCGCAGCTCACCCAGCCGGTGCGGCCCTACCAGCGCGGGCAGTCGAAGGTGTATTCGCAAGTCGGTACCGGCGCGCAGATTCTCCAGGACCTGGGCGTGGGCAAGCTGCGCCACCTCGGGCCACCGCTGAAATATGCGGGCCTGGCTGGGTATGAGCTGGAAGTGGTGCAGAGCATTCCGTTCGAGGGCAACTGA
- a CDS encoding response regulator: MTVSRLLIVDDDVEILALLKQFFVQQGYEVDLATEGQSMWAAIERQCPDAIILDLMMPGEGGLSLCQKLRAQVGVPIIMLTAMAELSDRIIGLELGADDYLTKPFDPRELLARLRAVQRRAGEQVPRGEAARPVIGFAGWRLDITCRELRSPENVMIPLSGAEFDLLVVFLEHPQRILTREQLIDLTRGQGHDAFDRSIDVQVSRLRRKIEPDSKRPDLIRTVRNGGYLFTAKVTRS; the protein is encoded by the coding sequence ATGACCGTGAGCAGATTGCTGATCGTCGATGACGACGTGGAAATCCTTGCCCTGTTGAAGCAGTTCTTCGTCCAGCAGGGCTACGAGGTGGACCTGGCCACCGAGGGCCAGTCGATGTGGGCGGCGATCGAGCGGCAGTGCCCGGACGCGATCATCCTCGACCTGATGATGCCGGGCGAGGGCGGCCTTAGCCTGTGCCAGAAGCTGCGGGCGCAGGTGGGGGTGCCGATCATCATGCTCACCGCCATGGCGGAACTGAGCGACCGTATCATCGGCCTGGAGCTGGGCGCCGATGACTACCTGACCAAGCCCTTCGACCCCCGCGAGCTGCTGGCCCGCCTGCGCGCCGTGCAGCGTCGCGCCGGTGAGCAGGTGCCGCGAGGCGAGGCCGCCCGGCCGGTGATCGGTTTTGCCGGGTGGCGCCTGGACATCACCTGTCGCGAGCTGCGCTCGCCCGAGAACGTGATGATTCCGTTGTCCGGTGCGGAATTCGACCTGCTGGTGGTGTTTCTCGAGCACCCCCAGCGTATCCTCACCCGCGAGCAACTGATCGACCTGACCCGCGGCCAGGGCCATGACGCCTTCGACCGCAGCATCGACGTGCAGGTCAGCCGGCTGCGACGCAAGATCGAGCCCGACAGCAAACGCCCGGACCTGATCCGCACCGTGCGCAACGGCGGCTACCTGTTCACCGCCAAGGTGACCCGCTCGTGA
- a CDS encoding TerC family protein encodes MTALHTFLSDSFLGTSTWLWLVFIVIVIGLLVLDLGVLHRQEREIEMRESLLLYAGYFSVGVLFGVWVWHELGAQSALEFYTGFLVEQSLSMDNVFVMAMIFSFFAIPRRYQHRVLFWGILGVVVLRAIMIGVGAALVQHFAWVLYIFGAFLLFTGIKMALAKDDAHPDLANNPVLRFVRRHMRVTEQIHGPRFFVRLTPPGATRAVRYATPLFLALVLIELADLVFAVDSVPAIFAITQDPFIVYTSNIFAILGLRSLYFALAALMHRFIYLKYALAMVLIFIGCKIFYHGLVGKVPAALSLGVTFGLLLGGVLLSLLRTRDKKPDAVDSDEARRS; translated from the coding sequence ATGACGGCTCTGCATACATTCCTCAGCGACTCATTCCTCGGCACCAGCACCTGGTTGTGGCTGGTGTTCATCGTCATCGTCATCGGCTTGCTGGTGCTCGACCTGGGCGTGCTGCACCGCCAGGAGCGCGAGATCGAGATGCGCGAGAGCCTGCTGCTGTATGCCGGCTATTTCAGCGTCGGCGTGCTGTTCGGCGTATGGGTCTGGCACGAACTGGGCGCCCAGTCGGCGCTGGAGTTCTACACCGGTTTCCTGGTCGAGCAGTCGCTGTCGATGGACAACGTGTTCGTCATGGCGATGATCTTCAGCTTCTTCGCCATCCCCCGCCGCTACCAGCACCGCGTGCTGTTCTGGGGCATCCTCGGGGTGGTGGTGCTGCGGGCGATCATGATCGGTGTGGGCGCGGCGCTGGTGCAGCACTTTGCCTGGGTGCTGTATATCTTCGGCGCCTTCCTGCTGTTCACTGGTATCAAGATGGCGCTGGCCAAGGACGATGCCCACCCGGACCTGGCCAACAACCCGGTGCTGCGCTTCGTGCGCCGGCACATGCGGGTCACCGAGCAGATCCATGGCCCGCGCTTCTTCGTGCGCCTGACGCCTCCCGGGGCAACCAGGGCGGTCCGCTACGCGACGCCGCTGTTCCTGGCCCTGGTGCTGATCGAGCTGGCCGACCTGGTGTTCGCCGTCGACAGCGTGCCGGCGATCTTCGCCATCACCCAGGATCCGTTCATCGTCTACACCTCGAACATCTTCGCCATCCTCGGCCTGCGCTCGCTGTATTTCGCCCTGGCGGCCTTGATGCACCGGTTCATCTACCTCAAGTACGCACTGGCGATGGTGCTGATCTTCATCGGCTGCAAGATCTTCTACCACGGGCTGGTGGGCAAGGTGCCGGCGGCCTTGTCGCTGGGGGTGACGTTCGGGTTGCTGCTGGGCGGGGTGTTGTTGTCGCTGCTGCGCACCCGTGACAAGAAGCCGGATGCGGTGGACAGCGATGAGGCCAGGCGGTCGTGA